In Deltaproteobacteria bacterium, a single genomic region encodes these proteins:
- a CDS encoding methyltransferase domain-containing protein → MLGKLDPAALLCGAALACGSCRRVEQTDEAASPVNVDADAEAAEPVPVGPSAPPPSFEGRPIAATMSHHGAEWLTRPEREVEEDPDALHRALALRPGQVACDVGAGNGYHSLRMAAAVGPDGRVVASDLQPEMLALLRERADAAGLRNIETVSASQTDAGLPAGGCDLVLLVDVYHELADPSAMLASLRASLSPEGRLVLVEFRGEDDAVPIKPEHKMTRDQVLRELEPRGFRLVQDVPGLPWQHVLVFRRS, encoded by the coding sequence ATGCTCGGCAAGCTCGATCCGGCGGCGCTGCTGTGCGGGGCCGCGCTCGCGTGCGGGTCCTGCCGTCGCGTCGAACAGACCGACGAGGCCGCGTCACCCGTGAACGTCGATGCAGACGCCGAGGCCGCCGAGCCGGTGCCGGTGGGACCGTCGGCCCCACCGCCGAGCTTCGAGGGCCGCCCGATCGCAGCGACCATGAGCCATCACGGCGCCGAGTGGCTCACGCGACCCGAGCGCGAGGTCGAAGAGGATCCCGACGCGCTGCACCGCGCGCTGGCGCTGCGCCCCGGCCAGGTCGCGTGCGACGTCGGGGCCGGCAACGGTTACCACAGCCTGCGGATGGCCGCGGCGGTGGGCCCCGACGGGCGCGTCGTCGCCAGCGATCTGCAGCCCGAGATGCTGGCGTTGCTGCGCGAGCGGGCCGATGCAGCGGGCCTACGCAACATCGAGACCGTCAGCGCGAGTCAGACCGATGCCGGGCTCCCTGCCGGTGGCTGCGATCTCGTGCTGCTGGTCGATGTCTACCACGAGCTGGCCGATCCATCGGCCATGCTCGCGTCGCTGCGGGCCTCACTGTCGCCGGAGGGACGGCTCGTGCTGGTCGAGTTCCGCGGCGAGGACGACGCCGTGCCGATCAAGCCCGAGCACAAGATGACGCGCGATCAGGTCCTGCGAGAGCTCGAGCCCCGCGGATTCCGGTTGGTGCAGGACGTGCCGGGTCTGCCGTGGCAGCACGTGCTCGTGTTCCGTCGCAGCTGA
- a CDS encoding glycosyltransferase family 39 protein, which yields MSDANPALPRTRRLWIAALLGLLTTLVLARASVEVGYVRDEGIYFAASRQYAAWAAHVVREPGKALARAERDRYFRINHEHPALLKLLAGVSALAFAQPPQPGTAEDGIRDDGGMWPIMTEGAAMRLPAQALAGLGVALLFATAAAWGGVLAGLLAAGAFALLPHVAFHAQLHAFDVPVAVAMLAVVLAYRAAQRSRGWGIAAGVVLGVAIAIKHNALFLGPLLALHHAVTLLHARRRGHVLRWRQWLPLSLVSMAILGPLVAWLLWPWLWAEPVARIGEYFAFHRQHAYYNMEFLGTNYNQPPMPIAYPFVMTLATVPSVIVALAIAGAVVSVRDELAAPGNELAAPGNELAAPGTEAAAVGSAATPLPPGWPRGDGLLLLIMALFPLLLIAWPTTPIFGGTKHWITAYPFVALLAARAWIALWRRVEAPRWRPWLALLLCLAPGAIATVDAHPFGMSQYGAVVGGARGGARLGLGRGFWGHAIARELPELPTWLGRARRLYVHDVHELAVLQYRREGRWPAGIESVPLARAQAGLVFHELHMATWEYQLWEQLGEVAPTHVVTLDGVPLTSVYVDPRARR from the coding sequence ATGAGCGACGCGAACCCAGCGCTGCCACGGACACGGCGGCTATGGATCGCCGCGTTGCTGGGCCTCTTGACCACGCTCGTGCTCGCGCGCGCGTCGGTCGAGGTCGGCTACGTGCGCGACGAGGGCATCTACTTCGCGGCCAGCCGCCAGTACGCCGCGTGGGCCGCCCACGTCGTCCGCGAGCCTGGCAAGGCGCTCGCCCGCGCCGAGCGCGACCGCTACTTCCGCATCAACCACGAGCACCCTGCCCTGCTCAAGCTGCTGGCCGGCGTGTCGGCGCTCGCGTTTGCCCAGCCGCCCCAGCCCGGCACCGCCGAGGACGGCATCCGCGACGACGGTGGTATGTGGCCGATCATGACCGAGGGTGCCGCGATGCGGCTGCCCGCGCAGGCGCTCGCAGGCCTGGGCGTCGCGTTGCTGTTCGCGACCGCGGCCGCGTGGGGCGGTGTGCTGGCGGGCCTGCTCGCCGCCGGCGCCTTCGCACTCCTGCCCCACGTCGCGTTCCATGCCCAGCTGCACGCGTTCGACGTGCCGGTCGCGGTCGCGATGCTCGCGGTCGTGCTGGCCTACCGCGCGGCCCAGCGCAGCCGCGGCTGGGGCATCGCGGCCGGCGTCGTGCTCGGGGTCGCGATCGCGATCAAGCACAACGCGCTGTTCCTCGGACCGCTGCTGGCGCTGCACCACGCCGTCACGTTGCTGCACGCGCGACGCCGCGGTCACGTGCTGCGCTGGCGTCAGTGGCTGCCGCTTTCGCTGGTGTCGATGGCGATCCTCGGACCGCTGGTGGCGTGGCTGCTGTGGCCGTGGCTGTGGGCCGAGCCCGTCGCGCGGATCGGCGAGTACTTCGCCTTCCACCGTCAGCACGCCTACTACAACATGGAATTCCTCGGCACCAACTACAACCAGCCGCCGATGCCGATCGCGTATCCGTTCGTGATGACGCTGGCGACGGTGCCGAGCGTGATCGTGGCGCTCGCGATCGCCGGCGCCGTGGTCTCGGTGCGCGACGAGCTGGCGGCGCCGGGCAACGAGCTGGCGGCGCCGGGCAACGAGCTGGCGGCGCCGGGCACCGAGGCCGCGGCCGTCGGCTCGGCCGCGACTCCGCTGCCGCCGGGCTGGCCCCGCGGTGACGGGTTGCTGCTGCTGATCATGGCCCTGTTCCCGCTGCTGCTCATCGCGTGGCCGACCACGCCGATCTTCGGCGGCACCAAGCACTGGATCACCGCCTACCCCTTCGTCGCACTGCTCGCCGCACGGGCCTGGATCGCGCTGTGGCGCCGCGTCGAGGCGCCGCGGTGGCGGCCGTGGCTGGCGCTGCTGCTGTGTCTCGCGCCCGGTGCCATCGCCACCGTCGACGCCCATCCCTTCGGCATGTCGCAGTACGGTGCGGTGGTCGGTGGCGCCCGCGGGGGCGCGCGGCTGGGTCTCGGTCGCGGCTTCTGGGGCCATGCGATCGCCCGCGAGCTACCCGAGCTCCCGACGTGGTTGGGCCGCGCGCGGCGGCTCTACGTGCACGACGTCCACGAACTCGCGGTGCTGCAGTACCGCCGCGAGGGTCGCTGGCCCGCCGGCATCGAGAGCGTCCCGCTCGCGCGCGCCCAGGCGGGCTTGGTCTTCCACGAGCTGCACATGGCGACGTGGGAGTACCAGCTGTGGGAGCAGCTCGGCGAGGTCGCACCGACCCACGTCGTCACGCTCGACGGCGTGCCCCTGACCAGCGTCTACGTCGACCCGCGCGCCCGACGTTAG
- a CDS encoding glycosyltransferase family 2 protein has translation MRARASLPASTGACRAGVAVAVVQRCEAPVRLFIQIPCLDEREWLAQTFADLPRSIPGVSAIEVLVVDDGSSDGTSALARELGVHHIVRFPRNRGLAAAHMAGLDACLRLGADIIVNTDADNQYKGSDIARLVEPILAGRADLTIGDRNTDAIAHFSFVKRVLQRWGSRVVRRASGTTVADSTSGFRALSRRAAYGIFVHNRFTYTLETIIQAGHLGLAIENVAIQTNAKARESRLFRSIFEYVRRNGAVILRAYNLYWPVQTFGFLAVVLFLVGGGLGLRFLYYYVQDPDYSGHVQSLLVGVGAVVLSILVALMALLGDLLATNRRLTEEVLLRVRRLEAHGQSPGRAAAATEGIESTAAAPWLPDATALALLPDAAATANAIASSPRREQAT, from the coding sequence ATGCGAGCACGCGCCAGTTTGCCGGCAAGCACGGGAGCTTGTCGAGCGGGCGTCGCGGTCGCCGTGGTACAAAGGTGCGAAGCGCCCGTGCGGCTGTTCATCCAGATCCCGTGTCTCGACGAGCGAGAGTGGCTCGCGCAGACCTTCGCCGATCTCCCGCGCAGCATCCCCGGCGTGAGCGCCATCGAGGTGCTCGTGGTCGATGACGGTAGCAGCGACGGCACCAGCGCGCTGGCGCGGGAGCTCGGCGTCCACCACATCGTGCGATTCCCCCGCAACCGTGGGCTGGCCGCCGCGCACATGGCCGGGCTCGACGCGTGCCTGCGGCTCGGCGCCGACATCATCGTCAACACCGACGCCGACAACCAATACAAGGGCAGCGACATCGCGCGGCTGGTGGAGCCGATCCTGGCCGGGCGCGCCGACCTCACCATCGGCGATCGCAACACCGACGCGATCGCGCACTTCTCGTTCGTGAAGCGGGTGCTGCAGCGCTGGGGCTCACGGGTGGTGCGACGTGCATCGGGCACCACGGTGGCGGACTCGACCAGCGGCTTCCGGGCGCTGTCGCGACGCGCGGCCTACGGCATCTTCGTGCACAACCGCTTCACGTACACGCTGGAGACCATCATCCAGGCCGGGCACCTGGGCCTGGCCATCGAGAACGTCGCGATCCAGACCAACGCCAAGGCCCGCGAGTCGCGGCTGTTCCGCTCGATCTTCGAGTACGTGCGCCGCAACGGCGCGGTGATCCTGCGCGCCTACAACCTCTACTGGCCGGTGCAGACCTTCGGGTTCCTGGCGGTGGTGTTGTTCCTGGTCGGCGGTGGCCTCGGGCTGCGCTTCCTCTATTACTACGTGCAGGATCCCGACTACTCCGGGCACGTGCAGTCGCTGTTGGTCGGCGTCGGTGCGGTCGTGCTGTCGATCCTCGTGGCATTGATGGCACTGCTCGGTGATCTACTGGCGACCAACCGTCGACTCACCGAGGAGGTGCTGCTGCGCGTGCGAAGGCTCGAGGCCCACGGCCAGTCGCCGGGCCGCGCGGCAGCGGCCACCGAGGGCATCGAGTCGACCGCGGCGGCACCGTGGCTGCCCGACGCGACCGCGCTGGCGCTGCTGCCCGACGCGGCCGCGACCGCGAACGCGATCGCGTCTTCCCCTCGCCGCGAGCAGGCCACGTGA
- a CDS encoding class I SAM-dependent methyltransferase — protein sequence MSTAAQGRGRDPDGVDNIVGNHYDKYGTRNPIARALVRGFLDAVIGLYRSVGARTVLEVGCGEGLLAQQLWSSAPQPKRFVASDLVLDRISPRLDPSIERVQASIYELPFEDDSFDLVVCCEVLEHIAEPARGLAELTRVAGRRVLVSAPWEPLWRAMNLARGRYLRALGNTPGHIQHFSRREFVALASTRMRVLERRTPLPWTILLGEPHP from the coding sequence GTGAGCACCGCCGCGCAGGGACGGGGCCGCGACCCCGACGGCGTCGACAACATCGTCGGCAATCACTACGACAAGTACGGCACCCGCAATCCGATCGCGCGCGCGCTGGTGCGGGGCTTCCTCGACGCGGTCATCGGGCTGTACCGCAGCGTCGGCGCACGCACCGTGCTCGAGGTCGGCTGCGGCGAGGGCTTGCTCGCACAACAGCTGTGGTCGTCGGCGCCGCAGCCGAAGCGCTTCGTGGCCTCCGACCTGGTGCTCGATCGCATCTCACCGCGGCTCGACCCCAGCATCGAGCGCGTGCAGGCCTCGATCTACGAGCTGCCGTTCGAGGACGACAGCTTCGATCTCGTGGTCTGTTGCGAGGTACTCGAGCACATCGCCGAGCCTGCGCGCGGGCTGGCCGAGCTCACGCGCGTCGCGGGGCGCCGCGTGCTCGTCAGCGCGCCGTGGGAGCCGCTATGGCGCGCGATGAACCTCGCCCGCGGACGCTACCTCCGGGCCCTGGGCAACACGCCCGGCCACATCCAGCACTTCAGCCGGCGCGAGTTCGTGGCGCTCGCGAGCACCCGCATGCGCGTGCTCGAGCGACGCACGCCGCTGCCGTGGACGATCCTGCTCGGCGAACCCCACCCATGA